The genomic region atgtatgtaagtatatatatatatgtatatatatatatatattaaatatatagccagatatctagatagatagatatgtacgcatatatatatatatatatatatatatatatatatatatatatatatatatatatatatatatatttgcatatgtgtgtgtgtgcgtgcatatgtgtgtgtgtgtgtgtccatctgtgtgcgcacgcatgtttgcgtctgtatctatgtgtattcACTCATTAAAATACGGCCTCAGGTAATCATATCAATAACCACATTACTTCTTCTAAGAACCCTGATACTAATTAAGTCTCCCGCCTCAAGAACTCGACAGCTTTTTGGATACCTTCGTGTCTCAAGGGAAATTGCTTGTCCTGTTTTCCTttgcttattttctctctctctctctctctctctctctctctctctctctctctctctctctctctctctctctctctctctctctctctctctctctctctctctctctctctcgcactctctctctctctctctctctctcttttactttgcaGAAAATTAACTCTTCTAGTTTAGAAATTACTTTCAAAAACACcgtaaatatttatgaaaaataggtttgtttgttttcattaaatactaagaaaagtaaaaaatatatataatatactttttaattatactaaataaaataaaactagctCTATCTCCTTCGATTCTTTCTATTGCAAAAATGTCGCATTATGCAGTATAAGATATAATTTGTTTTGCTAACATCTTATTCACATTAATAAATCTGCTTGAGGGATTCTTAATTGTATTTGCAGATTCAAAGAGCTaagatatatgataaatgtaaagatcattatttctttacttgGAAAGCATAATTGAATTATCAATGTACAAGTTGGGATTGAAAGATTAAAAGGATTTTCATAATAGATATTCCTTTGGTATCATTTGTAATTAATGTAAAAGGAAATCTCAAGAGCTTCTACTATCTATACATGTCCGAATTGTATGATGAATGATCAacaggctattttttttttaaacaacgtTAACAAATTCTATGAACTAATATTTAATTACTTGACTTTGTAAGCAGTTACCAGTGATATCACTGCTTATTGTGAATAGAAGCGCGTTCGAAAATtcttaataaagagaaagagaagattctTGTAGCTTACTTTACAGCGTGCTTCATATTGCTCTCTATTACCTCAAACGCCACTaccaataatttaataataataataataataataataataataataataataataataatggtggatgTTCTTTCATTCAGTATAGTGTTTCATGTTGTGTTTCTTTGAACGGCATAGTTGATCACCCGtgttaaaattaataatttttgGGGTCAACTATTACTTTTTTCACCATTAAAACCTAAAAAACACAGGCAAGTAATAACATACCATCATTCATCAACCTAAAATTGTTTGATAGAGCTTCATCATTGCGTAAATGTTTGTTAGAAGAAAGGCATGGACAAAATATATCTATTCGCGTCTTACTGAAACGGAACCAATTATATTTGTATCAGATAATGGAAGTCTTTGTGAGTTTCCCACCTCGAAACCATTATTTCTTTGTAGAGGAAAAGGTCATACTAGCAACACAATGCTTAAGGTATAAacatcatagattttttttttcttttcttctctaattAGTGTAATGTGAGTCTCGAGAACTTTCCAGATAAAACCTGTTTGTAAAGGCTCTATACGAataccttaaacatatggtttagcaggagtagtgaaagggacagtTGGCTTAAcatcttttattgagaagcgtaagcaacacagatattcacacagatacaagtcttcttggtaaggcttagtgcttggtctgcccgcagggggcgcgtggctggagccagcctgacccgcagcggtcggcaggactctctgaaaagactgtctctgacctgggtcatcctgagccttaagtactggtgggtgcgtggggcacgttggggcgcctgcagtGAAGCCAGGCGTATAcatgcttctgtacgccacgtggaagctatttatacatacttatactgtttCTGGTGTGAACTGATGgtctgatgtgtatgtgtgtgtgtgtgtgtgtgtgtgtgtgtgtatgtgtgtgtgtgtctgtatgtgtgtgtgtgaaaatgaaactacagattcgaaatccacctgaattccatccctaggtctgaagaggaaagagagaggagggggtataacacAGAAAGAGCAAAGGCAACGCCgtaaggtgaggacagacgaaagaAAGCGAGGTCGGAGGGTGGCCGTATCCTCTGGAGAAGGCAGAGGATAtggaaagcgaggagactgtcggcaggagaaaagccgctgctcaggttgaaattaggcagcagctttattgaGGAGGATTCCACCgatctgcccaccgacgtcttcctccagctgattcgtctgtgtgtgaagTATAAGTTCTTTTCCTTTGAAGGTGGTTTCTACTCTCAGACGTAcagtgttgccatgggctcccccccctctccagtcttggcaaccCAGTTCATGAAAATCtttgagtctgagcttctcccttccatctcccttcgtccgtcgggtTGTCTGaggtcgacgacgtctttgctctttcGCCTCataaccctgccctgttctcggatttcctgacgcagctcaattctctctccttccatccgtttcaaggtggaatgggaggttgacaacaaactccctttcttggacactctagaTCATCGCTGTGCTGaccacttttccttctccatatacaggaagcctacacatagagtatgtacatacactttttCTCATACCACCTTCTCCATATGTCAAgaaaggtgttgccacctcgctgttcctctgcatctgtgacccctagtacgagagatcgacttcctgtgtcgttcgttctcgaaactgggctaccctcgtcatgctctcgatgtcgcgttatccaggacttggcgtaccttctaccccgactcctctcctaaagagactcctcacctgcctgtcctcagcctgccctacactgagatctactctctacATCGCCCTCTTcaacctctcaactgcaggctgatctttcgccaggtgaacactctcggTTGCAACCTGGTCAAGACTAgtcttccctctacctcgaaagtaacaagcaatactttggcgagacaggtacCAGTCTCACTaatcgtctgtctcaacataaatatgcTGTATGAGACAACAACAACGCCATCTTTGCCAtaagtgggacacaggccatcagatagaCTGGTTAGTGGTGcgtattgtctttccttccacttgtgtccacgcccgcagactggtggaatcctccttaattaagctgctgcctaatttcaacctggaacagcggcttttcttctgccgatagtctccttgcttcctactttctccgccttctcccttgtgccggccattcatatatatatatatatatatatatatatatatatatatatatatatatatatatatgcatatatatatatatatatatatatatatatgtgcatatatatatatatatatatatatatatatatatatatacacacatatatatgatataatataatataatataatatatatatatatatatatatatatatatatatatgtatatatacacacatatatatgatataatataatataatataatataatatatatatatatatatatatatatatatatatatatatatatatatatatatgaatggtaaaacacttccatgttgatactatggtatatacatatatacatacatatatgtatatatatatatatatatatatatatatatatatatatgtgtgtgtgtgtgtatatacacatatatgtacatatatatacaacttgtatacatacatagatatatatatacatatatgataaatatatatatatatatatatatatatatatatatatatttatgtatgtatgtatataccatagtatcaacacggaagtgttttaccattcatatatatatatatatatatatatatatatatatatatatatatatatatatatatatatattattacatggctgccgatcgaccatcgacctgcgtatgaccgtcaactaattgcatgacctctgcatgacctgacaccgctttactccgatAGCGAcagactaacgggactcggaatacgtggacgagacataAGGATTCgttcgggtttcggtcttgtcgactcagaatgggttgtatggggagtaaggacgagggagggggagaacgaccttGCCCTTATTAATACTCCTGTATTACAGTgtaggtatatatcaatatgaatgttatttctggtgttatgtgacttatataagtttgcggatgaggtgattttcgtatatgtatgttatccggtgattggtgtaaatacaaattaattataaattggctttatactccctacctttgcatgcctacattatattactctaaaactagcagtgctatagaaacaaaaggatatttataaattgtatgacgtttgacatcaaactatatgaacttagattgcgccctgttctgcaactagtgtcattgttagggaacgaaagctacAATGATATTCCATTGTTTCTTTGTGTGAGTATAAGTATGCTGTTTAATGTAAATGATTgctgaaatatattcattattgtaaagGTGGGAGTAAAATTTTCGAGATGCCTTTTGATGTTGAAAAATTCCTCGAGTCCCCTACAGTGGAGGCTTTGATGGATTTGAGAAAGTTGCTGAAAAGATTAAATTTAATGTAAGGAGGGGTTTGTTTAAATTTCAGATTAGGAATGAGTTGATTAAGTATATGgtacccccctaacggaagccgccttgccgcggtggggggggggggggggcttgaggtcccaatgaactGGTGAGCTGGACCAGAGGGCTAACCATACTtaaggggtcaccagtgagggatgagacaaaattgGTTCctagtgcaccaaggcctatgagaggggatggtgcacccacccctggttcattccatcttgggccagggagaactcacccacgtgtgtttgccgtacgtggcgtcccgtattatcaggagacaggagtcctggaggttgagcgttgctgcacgctgcgccctgcagctagcaacacacctctttggtcctctattctggttagacgggttgcttgatcaaggcccggtcaagtcaatcagctggtcaaatatggctagggtcaagcaggcactgtccagtcggtagcgcacaggtcccgcgactaccatcagcactgtaatggtgattgcgtatatttcctcactacccctgtggctgttgggaaaatttgagtcccgactatagcctcccctcgttggactctatggtgggtgggggggtgaggaaatgaagatttataatttgtatgatttctgcaaatttacttagaacttgctctctccctgacgaccttcgcaatcccccggctaatccatctagaacatcacatattgtcactctggaaccttaccagattccaaagggcaagaatgggaatcgtaatggttcccgagctcccaaaccaggtaagaaggagaaaagtcctcctcaatccattaaggaaatcttacctggtaaatatgaaagtgtatcatatagtaaatttctagtagtgaagaccattgatggcgtatctatcatggatcttgatatatttgaagtacatcggaagatagttgaggtatgtcaacgtgatcctcgcataaccccacagcgagatggtagtctgatagttgaggtttcgtcaccagacgagagtgaccgtctgcgtgcaatatgcgacattcctggggctcaagtctcatgttctcctcacaaaaccctcaatcagtgtaggggaattgtcttttcccgagacctgatgaggtattctgaggagaaactgttagaagaactaaagaactttaatgtagtggcagtaaaacgttttaagaagaaagttgatggtttagaacagtcgacaccagctcttcttctaacttttgattcgttagtcctacctgaatcagttaaattggcatggtaccacctcaaggtaaagccatgtgcccaaccctatgcggtgcttccactgccagggttatggtcatgaAGCTAACACTTgacattttaaggaaaatggacaaccaatggtatgtgtgaaatgtggtacaacaggtcagcaaggagatgataactgtccaggtccaatatgctgttaccactgcaaagaagatcatgaagcttcttctaagcaatgtaaaaggtacaagtttgaaaaagaagtattggtaataaggagcaaggagaaagttagttttgcagaagcaaagcgacgtgctcgtgtgctgtttgcacagccgggtaagtcctttgcctcagttctagtccatcctccttcccgccatcccttaccctccaatacttttaacaccacacacactgccactacctttaaacctcagtccgcaaatgctgaaagtgcctctggtgagttacaccagaagtaaaggctcaggtacgccctttgcacaggcagaggaatcctgagcctgttcaaaagactcttcatagagtcgggtctttggagccaccaggcagggctcctgaggctaccacatccacaggggcctccgctgctagacagaatgctcctgaaccgaaggctcaggtctgtcctttgcccaagcaaagaaattctgagcctgtccaaaggaagcctgtggaaactagttccacagttagacaacccatcaaaaggtactcccaagatgctggaaagggacagcctaaaggtgtggggcgggccttaagcacaggtgctgccaaacaccttatgaagtagtttgtcaacctgaagaactggataccctaatccaatggaattgtcagggaattcatgcaaaatgggaagaactgcaacatctgatagcttcatgtaatccagtttgtgtatgcctacaagagattatgatcagggaaaatcgtccaatttccctgagaggattccaagttcaagcccattatgggacctttgataatggacctcatggaggagtagcagtgatggtacgtcaggatactcccttccaggccatccacctgcagacgacactgcaggtgaaggctgtgagaataggcttgacacgaccttacactgttgcatccatctacctccctccacataatctcaacatagatgatttggaagatttacttgggcagttgcctaatccatttctactcttgggagacttcaatggtcggcatcacctctggggagacactttgtgcaaccctcgaggaagggccttggagtccttgttctcaatagtagatgcagttttactgaacagtgatgcacccacacatttccaaattcaaactggaacattctctaatattgacctgtcaattggttcatctgattcacagttgaatttcacttggcaggtcatggaagacttacatggaagtgaccactatccaatacttttggaggaggtgaatggtattccagccaatggagtgcagagatggcgacttgaacatgcagactggaatctttttagatcaactgcagtattgcaaggatctgtgaatgatttccagtgtgttcaagatgctgttaatcacttcacatcacgaattcactttgcagcagaagcatcaattcccagaagtagcgggcagtaccgtcgacctccggtaccatggtggtctgatgaatgccaacaagctgtcagagcaagaaaagctgcattaaggcagttgaaacgacgcccaagcgatctaaccttgatccagtacaaaaagacccgagccaaggccaggcgagtgctaaaggaggctaggcggacatcatggagacaatatgtctccttaattaactctgggaccgcCTCAGCATTGGTAttggacaaggtgcgtaagatcgctggaaagagcacatccatctgctctgaaaatagatggtataatcctgacagacaaaacagatgttgcaaatgagctggcaaaatccatggcagagatctcctctggagcatcttacactgtccgattctccactcttcgggctgaacaggaacgacacagagtgtcgttcttcagtagcactgcagcagaactaccatacaactttccatttttgcgcaaggagatggactctgctttgcagctctgccgtaagactgcccaaggaaatgacgatattccataccaaatgatatctcacttaccggagagttcccaaacgttcctgttggatctattcaataagatctatagggagggcacagttaGAAATGTAAGGGATGAATTCAAACCGTTTTGTTCAAAAGGAAGTGTATCCCTGGTTGGTGATAAAAGTGGCGAAAAGCCTATTGTAATATTAAGAGATACAGCAGCGTCGCAGTCACTGCTCTTCGAAGGTGTATTGCCGCTAGCGGGGAAGACTTCGGACGCTAATGTCGTCATAGCCGGTGTTGAGTGCGGGCATCTGATTGCTCCGTTGTATAAAGTTAATCTCAAATCTCATTTCTTTGATACAGAAGTAACTGTCGGAGTGGTGCCTAAATTTCCCATAGAAGGTGTATCATTTATATTGGCAAATGACTCCAGACCTAAACGACGGTGAACAGCTTGCAGAAGACGACATGGACGTGTTCCCTGCTTGCACGGTCACGAGAGCCATGCGGGAGGCTGGCCGTGTCGGGAACGACCCTCCCACGGCAGCTCGTGCGAGTCGGTGCGTGTTTGTTAAAGGCAAGGTATGTAGTGATGGAAATGACGTGAGAGGTGGTGATAAAGCTTCAATATGTAGCCACGAGACTGATGCTGGTGATGACAAGCTGAGTGGCTTCCCCGTTGATAAAGGGAGGCTTGTAGATCAGCAAAAACTGTGTAAGATTGCTGAATTAGCTGGGTCAGAAAATGATGTGTTAGATATACCTGCGGGTTATTATAAGAAGGGTGGCGTCTTGATGAGAAAGTGGAGGCCTCGTCACGTGGGTGCGGGAGATGAATGGCAAGTGATACACCAGATCGTTGTCCCAACACCTTACAGGTCACAGATCCTTAGCCTTGCTCATGATTCACCATTGTCAGGTCATATGGGTATTATCAAAACGTGTAGAAAAATAATGAACCATTTCTATTGGCCGGGGTTACGTAGAGATGTTGCAAATTATTGTAAATCGTGTCATCAGTGCCAGGTCGTGGGAAAACCTAACCTGAAGATCCCTGTAGCGCCCTTGTATCCGATTCCTGCGATCTCTGATTTTAGTCACGTAATTATAGACTGTGTTGGCCCGCTCCCCAAAACAAAGTCCGGTAATAATTACCTCCTCACTATAATGTGTTCTTCCACCCGATATCCTGAGGCGAACCCTGTACTTAAGATTAGTAGCAAGACAATAGTCAAAGAACTCACTAAATTCTTCTGCACATACGGGATACCCCGGGTGATCCAGTCCGATCAAGGCAGTAATTTACTCTCTAAAGCGTTTCAGACAGCTATGCAAGGGATGGGCGTACAGCATCGTGTGTCAAGCGCGTATCACCGAGAGTCGCAGGGCGCGCTGGAGAGATTCCACCAAACATTGAAAAATATGGTTCGCATTTACTGTCATGAGACAGACGAGCAGGGGGATGAAATGGTTCTGCTCTTATTGTTTGCCGCTAGAGAATGTGTACAGGATACACTGGGGTTTAGCCCGTTTGAGCTTGTGTTCGGGCATGAGGTGAGGGGTCCACTAAAGATGTTGAAGGAGAGATggctagataatgataataggtctGATATATTAAACCATGTAATGGACTTTCGTTACAAACTCCACAGAGTATGTGAGCTGGCAAGAGCGAACCTCAGTGAGGCCCAGAGACGGATGAAGGCGTGGTACGACAGAGATGCTCAATCACGATCTTTTTCACCAGGAGAAAAAGTACTGGTCTTCCTACCCGTCCCTGGGCAGTCACTGAAGGCGCGTTATTTTGGACCTTGTATCGTGGAGAAAAAGCTAAGTGATCTTAATTATGTAATTCAGACTCCCGGTAAGCGTAAACAGTCACGGCTATGTCATGTTAAtcagataaagaaatatgtaaaacGCATTGACCCGCATGTAGATGAACTATTCAATCATGTTGAATGGTATAATAAGTGTGGTTGGTAATGATGACGAGAAAGATGACGATCCCCTAGTTGAGGTGCCTCATTCTAAATTGATTAATTCTCATATTCTTAATAATCTAGAAAATAAGTTTGCTCATCTAGATTCTTCTAAACAGCAGCAGCTTACTCTGGGATTAGTGGTGATAGTGGCCCAGTAAAGCAACATCCATATAGAGTAAATCCCACAAAAGGTAAGCAGATGAAGGATGAGGTTCGGTCTATGTTGGAAAACGGAATCATTGAGCCCAGTTTGAGTGCCTGGAGTTCCCCATGTATACTAGTACCCAAGGCTGATGGTGGAATTCGCTTCTGCACGGATTTTCGGAAGGTAAATAAGCTAACAAGGGACGATTCCTATCCTATACCTCGTATTGATGATTGCATTGATCAGGTGGGCAAGGCCAAGTTTGTAACCAAGGTAGATATGTTAAAGGGATACTGGCAAATCCCCAtgacagaaagagcgaaagaaatatcTGCATTTGTGACACCAGATGGACTCTTTCAATACTGTGTAATGCCGTTTGGTTTTAAAACAGCCACCGCAACCTTCCAGCGTTTAATTAATGGTCTAATTTCTGGACTAGATGGATGTAAAGCTTACCTGGATGATACAATAATTTACAGTGAAAACTGGGTGGAACATCTGGAGAGGCTGCAGGCACTGTTTGAGAGGCTCGTGACAGCGAACCTAACGGTAAACCTTGCCAAGAGTGACTTCGCACATGCACGTGTAACTTACCTGGGATATGAAGTTGGTCAGGGACAGGTCAAGCCTTTGGATAGTAAGATAGATGCAATAGAAAAGTACCCAGTACCCAAGTCcaagagagaggtgatgaggtTCCTCGGCATGGCTGGCTACTACAGGAGGTTTGTGATTAATTTTTCTGATATTGTTGCACCACTGACTGACTTGTTAAAGAAAGGGGTTAAATTTATTTGGTCAAATTCATGTGAAAAGGCATTTAAGACCATCAAAGCCATGCTGACGTCTTCACCCATCCTCATCTCACCCGACTTTGAGAAGGGTTTCATCCTGTATGTAGACGCTAGTGACATAGGTGCTGGTGCCGTGTTATGTCAGGCTGATGCAGCTGGTGTTGATCATCCAATGTGTTATTTCTCCAAGAAATTTAACAAGCATCAGAGAAATTACTCTACAATAGAGAAAGAAACTCTTGCTTTGATTTTAGCTTTAAGGCACTTTGAAATTTACTTGTATCCTACTAAGGAAGCTGTAAAGATTTATACAGACCATAATCCTTTAACTTTTATATCTAAAATGAGCTGTAAGAACCAGAGGATTCTACAATACAAGTCTGATTTgaaattattgtattattatttttttttttttttcatcagctaagcttctgtctcacacacacaaaataaatactaCAGGATATGGTGGTGTAATATACGGTTTGACTAATTTAATAGGTGAATGTGCACTGATATGCTCTATATTGTGCATCACATTGTAAAATGTATAACCATTTCAGTAAAAAGAAAGtaatacttcttttttcttttaagaagggaggtattacatggctgccgatcgaccatcgacctgcgtatgaccgtcaactaattgcatgacctctgcatgacctgacaccactttactccgattgcgacagactaacgggactcggaatgcGTGGACGAGACATAAGGATTCgttcgggtttcggtcttgtcgactcagaatgggttgtatggggagtaaggacgagggagggggagaacgaccttggacggacttgtggaaggaggtgactatggctggtcggcggagccgggttatggttacgataatttaccttttatgtttgtaagttgcccttattaatactcctgtcttacagtataggtatatatcaatatgaatgttatttctggtgttatgtgacttatataagtttgcggatgaggtgattttcgtacatgtatgttatctggtgattggtgtaaatacaaattaattataaattggctttaaaCTCCCTACCgttgcatacctacattatattactctaaaactagcagtgctatagaaacaaagggatatttataaattgtatgacgtttgacaccaaactatatgaacttagattgggttctgttatgcgccctgttctgcaacaactagtgtcattgttagggaacgaaagctacgtaacagtatatatatatatatatatatatatatatatatgtgtgtgtgtgtatgtgtgtatatatatgtacatatatatgaatatatgtatatatatgtatatatgtatataccgacacacacacacacacacacacacacacacacacacacacacacacacacacacacacacacacacacacacacacacacacgcacacgcatatatatatatatatatatatatatatatatatatatatatatatatgtgtgtgtgtgtgtgtgtgtatgtgtgtgtgtgtgtgtgtgtgtctgtgtgtgtatatgtgtgtgtattcatatatgattaaaagaaaaagaaacctccAACTTAGTGGTTCAAGAAAGACTAATACAGAGTTACACTTTCATGAATAACATCGATTGTGCATATCCTCTTATTTTCAAGAAAGATCACTCTGTGAAGTGTTTAACAAAACCTCAAAGAAATGTCATTGTGGATATTTGAAAGCTCGTTTACCAAAGACAAAAGCGTTTTACCAACTCAGTGCAGTTTCAA from Penaeus chinensis breed Huanghai No. 1 chromosome 39, ASM1920278v2, whole genome shotgun sequence harbors:
- the LOC125046527 gene encoding uncharacterized protein LOC125046527, coding for MDVFPACTVTRAMREAGRVGNDPPTAARASRCVFVKGKVCSDGNDVRGGDKASICSHETDAGDDKLSGFPVDKGRLVDQQKLCKIAELAGSENDVLDIPAGYYKKGGVLMRKWRPRHVGAGDEWQVIHQIVVPTPYRSQILSLAHDSPLSGHMGIIKTCRKIMNHFYWPGLRRDVANYCKSCHQCQVVGKPNLKIPVAPLYPIPAISDFSHVIIDCVGPLPKTKSGNNYLLTIMCSSTRYPEANPVLKISSKTIVKELTKFFCTYGIPRVIQSDQGSNLLSKAFQTAMQGMGVQHRVSSAYHRESQGALERFHQTLKNMVRIYCHETDEQGDEMVLLLLFAARECVQDTLGFSPFELVFGHEVRGPLKMLKERWLDNDNRSDILNHVMDFRYKLHRVCELARANLSEAQRRMKAWYDRDAQSRSFSPGEKVLVFLPVPGQSLKARYFGPCIVEKKLSDLNYVIQTPGKRKQSRLCHVNQIKKYVKRIDPHVDELFNHVEWYNKCAAAYSGISGDSGPVKQHPYRVNPTKGKQMKDEVRSMLENGIIEPSLSAWSSPCILVPKADGGIRFCTDFRKVNKLTRDDSYPIPRIDDCIDQVGKAKFVTKVDMLKGYWQIPMTERAKEISAFVTPDGLFQYCVMPFGFKTATATFQRLINGLISGLDGCKAYLDDTIIYSENWVEHLERLQALFERLVTANLTVNLAKSDFAHARVTYLGYEVGQGQVKPLDSKIDAIEKYPVPKSKREVMRFLGMAGYYRRFVINFSDIVAPLTDLLKKGVKFIWSNSCEKAFKTIKAMLTSSPILISPDFEKGFILYVDASDIGAGAVLCQADAAGVDHPMCYFSKKFNKHQRNYSTIEKETLALILALRHFEIYLYPTKEAVKIYTDHNPLTFISKMSFRSPKSPDARYNPGLHISLINLCSDVIIKPNFFVRSATFKSIPVKNAMSAYQRYTVESRLFPDFPSSFNSLHFVTIIGSSKSLQITVSFPVSTLMSIRDDLPGRDLRGRVDEYAVELDLAEICEHVWTSTPSIKEDLCETFEVCTLRTDGFPKDQEEEEDDKDELLERWIKDNARNLVPSHLRGLRGQLYLTMSNPPLPVKYKFKLV